In a genomic window of Diorhabda carinulata isolate Delta chromosome 8, icDioCari1.1, whole genome shotgun sequence:
- the LOC130897060 gene encoding protein arginine N-methyltransferase 7 produces the protein MFVKCKYLLQSHILKRVEAKMSIFVQKMNPITGSNDWVVQSEEYDYHQEVARAAFADMLHDTERNQLYEKALKAAIDKKHSQGEKANVLDIGTGTGLLSMMAVRNGADSVIACEAFKPMSECAKKIIVSNGYADKIKIIPKRSTDIIVGEDMKELCNILVTEVFDTELIGEGALSTFQHAHNHLLEKQSIVVPSSATIFAQVVECPLAHTWNKIKDVYDNDGKLLIKAPESIDNCAGSAAVHDLQLSQLPANSFNTIISPKPVFKFDWSGQTPLVFENSCVFTEKAEQDGIAQVVFMWWELEMDTESKIILSCAPVWAHPWTKLKQKCDIPWRDHWMQAVYYLPEEVKVKKGEEIHLICCHDEYSLWFSLISSMKFDSSEIPKKHFSQPECVCGLHVSVPRTRIGQMNDAKRIKKYLAFIEENLDNDSCVLVMGNASYFGLSAAQLGVKKMYFFESNHLLRSLLSDFILTNNIKNVVVIPSLKELKETNLKDVNFIISEPYFSTSILPWDNLLFLYLLRDVKQLVSDDVQIFPQKVVIYGIAVHFKDLYKIRSPLETCEGFKMDTFDRLIQTSSNISDDNVEAQPLWEYPGYALSPVQELASISIVDPPENVETYKGTFDLEGNLNCNGIALWTDWYLTDSPRHIITTGPVSPVKIGEKIDWYKHVRQGVCMFPSTNSEQIKYSLNINLVNGSIGFKCT, from the exons ATGTTTGTTAAATGCAAGTATTTATTACAATCTCATATTTTGAAGAGAGTAGAAGCAAAGATGAGTATTTTTGTTCAGAAGATGAATCCCATAACTGGGTCTAATGACTGGGTTGTCCAAAGTGAGGAATATGACTATCACCAAGAAGTTGCTAGAGCTGCTTTTGCAGATATGTTACACGATACAGAACGAAATCAACTTTATGAGAAAGCTCTAAAAGCAGCGATAGACAAAAAGCACTCACAAGGAGAAAAAGCTAACGTTCTAGATATAGGAACAG GCACAGGACTTCTTAGTATGATGGCAGTAAGAAATGGAGCTGATTCAGTAATAGCTTGTGAAGCTTTCAAACCCATGAGTGAATGtgcaaagaaaataattgtgtCCAATGGATATgcagataaaattaaaataatacctaagagatctaCTGACATTATTGTTGGCGAAGACATGAAAGAATTATGCAATATTCTAGTTACTGAAGTTTTTGATACTGAATTAATAGGAGAAGGAGCATTATCAACATTTCAGCATGCTCATAACCATTTATTGGAAAAACAAAGCATTGTTGTACCTTCTTCTGCTACTATATTTGCTCAAGTCGTTGAATGTCCACTTGCACACACTTGGAATAAAATTAAGGATGTGTATGATAATGATG GAAAACTGCTTATTAAAGCACCAGAATCTATAGACAACTGTGCTGGTTCAGCAGCTGTCCATGATCTTCAGCTTAGTCAACTTCCTGCAAACTCTTTTAATACTATAATATCACCAAAACCAGTATTCAAATTTGATTGGTCAGGCCAAACACCTTTAGTCTTTGAAAATTCATGTGTGTTCACAGAAAAAGCAGAACAGGATGGTATTGCCCAGGTTGTTTTCATGTGGTGGGAACTTGAAATGGATACAGAATCTAAAATAATTCTCAGTTGTGCTCCAGTTTGGGCTCATCCATGGACCAAATTGAAGCAAAAGTGTGACATACCTTGGAGAGATCATTGGATGCAAGCTGTATATTACTTACCCGAGGAAGTAAAAGTAAAGAAGGGTGAAGAAATCCATTTAATATGCTGTCATGATGAATATTCACTTTGGTTTAGCTTAATTAGCAGTATGAAATTTGATTCAAgtgaaataccaaaaaaacatttttcacaaCCAGAATGTGTCTGTGGATTACATGTCAGTGTACCAAGAACCAGAATAGGACAGATGAACGATGCTaagagaattaaaaaatatttagcatttattgaagaaaatttagatAATGATAGTTGTGTTCTAGTAATGGGAAATGCAAGTTATTTTGGTTTATCTGCAGCTCAATTGggtgttaaaaaaatgtattttttcgaATCAAACCATCTTTTAAGAAGTCTTCTATCAGACTTCATacttacaaataatataaaaaacgtaGTGGTGATACCATCtttaaaagaattaaaagaGACAAATCTCAaagatgttaattttattattagtgaGCCATATTTCAGCACAAGCATTTTACCATGGGACAAtttactgtttttatatttacttaGAGATGTTAAACAGCTAGTATCTGATGATGTACAAATATTTCCTCAAAAAGTCGTTATTTATGGTATCGCCGTTCACTTTAAGGACTTATACAAGATTAGATCTCCTCTGGAAACTTGTGAAGGTTTCAAGATGGACACGTTTGATCGTCTAATTCAG aCATCAAGTAATATTAGTGATGACAATGTAGAAGCCCAACCTCTTTGGGAATATCCAGGGTATGCCTTGAGTCCAGTTCAAGAACTTGCGTCAATTAGTATTGTTGATCCACCAGAAAATGTTGAAACTTATAAGGGAACATTCGATTTAGAAGG GAATCTCAATTGTAACGGTATTGCCTTATGGACAGATTGGTACCTCACCGATTCACCTCGACATATTATAACTACAGGCCCTGTTTCTCCCGTCAAGATAGGAGAAAAAATCGACTGGTACAAACACGTTCGACAAGGAGTTTGCATGTTTCCATCCACAAATTCCGAACAGATTAAATATTCTCTAAATATAAATCTTGTAAATGGCAGTATAGGTTTTAAATgtacataa
- the LOC130897414 gene encoding tektin-2 translates to MSVVTYEKPLQHISLADWYAKQWQMQQTNDTRRNDSFCLRHELRQLRNETRIRTEWDTYHNNVRLADRITETDRWRDVLISCLDRLNHEIKLLKDEKFDTERELDALGIPLGIISECISMRDCRQGTELTYDEADTELKKELCLVENVKKMLVERCQSAWEKLNKLEEVKFYLNLDINDKTEAYEIDKDQLTLDKNCANITFKIDPLRIVKGSVPYETWLDHTRNTKQMADNELTDTLKLRESLFVVRERARNDMLAQRDRVDFTLRKRIYDIQRVRNEVEWQQLKMREEMEKVLKEIQDLEIALLAKTDALKLAETRLENRSYRPGVELARDEAEKGLKEEVLQLRQTRKDLQDKINCAKATYNALEDQQVRIDNNLLDKGQGLMTDLRCLDLRIRLRTGEFAGPATSTDRNIQLTRMEKEIPPS, encoded by the exons ATGTCTGTCGTTACTTACGAAAAACCGTTGCAACACATCAGCTTAGCTGATTGGTATGCAAAACAATGGCAAATGCAACAGACGAATGATACAAGAAGAAACGATTCATTCTGTTTAAGACATGAATTGAGACAACTAAGAAACGAGACCAGAATTAGAACTGAATGGGACACTTATCACAACAACGTCAGATTGGCAGACAGAATTACAGAAACTGATAGATGGAGAGAT GTTTTAATTTCTTGTTTGGATAGATTGAATCACGAAATTAAATTACTCAAAGATGAAAAATTTGACACCGAAAGAGAACTGGATGCCCTTGGAATTCCTCTCGGTATTATTTCGGAATGCATTTCTATGAGAGATTGTAGACAAGGTACGGAACTCACTTACGATGAGGCAGATACCGAATTGAAAAAG GAACTTTGTTtagtagaaaatgtgaaaaaaatgttagtaGAAAGATGCCAGTCCGCATGGGAGAAGCTAAACAAACTAGAAGAAGTTAAATTTTATCTCAATCTTGATATTAACGATAAAACTGAAGCTTATGAAATCGACAAAGATCAATTGACTTTGGACAAGAACTGTGCCAATATAACTTTCAAAATAGATCCTTTACGCATTGTTAAAGG ctCAGTACCGTACGAAACGTGGCTAGATCATACCAGAAACACAAAACAAATGGCGGACAACGAACTAACAGATACATTAAAACTACGTGAATCTCTTTTCGTTGTCAGGGAAAGGGCTCGGAACGATATGTTGGCACAAAGAGATAGAGTCGATTTTACTTTACGTAAACGTATTTATGACATACAAAGAGTGAGGAACGAGGTTGAATGGCAACAATTGAAAATGAGagaagaaatggaaaaagtaCTAAAGGAAATACAGGATTTGGAAATTGCCCTATTAGCGAAAACGGACGCCTTAAAATTGGCCGAAACAAGATTAGAGAATAGATCCTACAG GCCGGGAGTTGAGCTCGCCCGCGATGAAGCAGAAAAAGGTCTGAAAGAAGAAGTTCTTCAGTTACGCCAAACGCGCAAAGACTTACAAGACAAAATCAATTGTGCCAAAGCTACTTACAACGCACTCGAAGATCAGCAAGTTAGAATAGACAATAATCTTCTGGATAAAGGTCAGGGGTTGATGACGGATTTAAGATGTTTGGATCTTAGAATCCGATTGAGAACCGGAGAATTTGCTGGACCGGCGACTTCGACAGATAGAAATATTCAGTTAACCAGAATGGAAAAGGAAATACCGCCAtcttaa